gaaaataataatgataaaattaagtgcgataaaataaaaatatatgaaaataataatgataaaattaagtgcgataaaataaaaatatatgaaaataataatgataaaattaagtgcgataaaataaaaatatatgaaaataataatgataaaattaagtgcgataaaataaaaaatgatcaTCTTAAAAATGTACcagtaaaaaaaaaaaaaaaagaatatacGAAAAATG
Above is a window of Plasmodium reichenowi strain SY57 chromosome Unknown, whole genome shotgun sequence DNA encoding:
- a CDS encoding hypothetical protein (conserved Plasmodium protein, unknown function); this translates as ENNNDKIKCDKIKIYENNNDKIKCDKIKIYENNNDKIKCDKIKIYENNNDKIKCDKIKNDHLKNVPVKKKKKEYTKNVIGSKVHTHELHKENIFVLPKDNINNKFGEKKKIPLKQKNKKVKKRTFSESTINILSYFKN